In Deltaproteobacteria bacterium, a single window of DNA contains:
- a CDS encoding LLM class flavin-dependent oxidoreductase, producing MQRKNLQFGTLHLFDNPVHKAEHQIVKKQLEFMQAAADLGFDSIWSAEHHVSEYGYRASDRVDACAEGGSAIAA from the coding sequence GTGCAGCGCAAGAACTTGCAATTCGGCACGTTACATTTGTTCGACAATCCTGTTCACAAGGCCGAACATCAAATTGTGAAGAAACAGCTTGAGTTTATGCAGGCTGCTGCAGACTTAGGGTTTGATTCTATCTGGTCTGCCGAACATCACGTTAGCGAGTACGGCTACCGTGCCTCGGACCGCGTTGATGCTTGCGCCGAAGGTGGATCAGCAATCGCCGCGTAA